The following proteins are encoded in a genomic region of Pirellulales bacterium:
- a CDS encoding FGGY-family carbohydrate kinase, whose protein sequence is MPRSDRRQFVLAIDLGSSGPKVALVADDGQMVAHAREHIETYFLPAGGVEQDPEDWWRACTHGVRQVLDVARPPIEDVIGVTCTGQWSVTVPVDRAGKPLMRAVHWMDSRGAPYTREITGGLIKVAGYGARKLVRWLRLTGGVPVHSGNDALAHVLFIKHGCPDVYQQTHALLEPTDYLGMRLTGRMAATQATIFPYLLTDNRDLNKVDYDPGLLAWSGVDRAKMPDLVPVTSVLGKILPAAAAEWGLGSHVQVVVGCGDTSAAAVGSGAVHDFDGHLCIGTSSWLTCHIPFKKTSIGSYMGTMPAAIPGRNLIVAEQGPAGKCLELFVDRWFFANDPNLQPVAGFDRYQHALSLAANVPAGSDGLIFLPWVNGAGPPTGDAFMRGGFLNQTLRTGRAEALRAVLEGVAYNLNWLLTAQERFLGRRYAELRFSGGGAQSELWCQILADVFDRPIRQIAEPNHAIVRGAAYLALMGLGRLNVDDIPKIVKTSRVFTPRLENRAVYDHWFGEFVRAYRANRALFKRWNGSK, encoded by the coding sequence GTGCCCCGTAGCGACCGGCGTCAATTCGTACTGGCCATCGACCTTGGTTCGAGCGGCCCGAAAGTTGCGCTCGTGGCCGACGACGGCCAGATGGTGGCGCACGCCCGCGAGCACATCGAGACCTATTTCCTTCCCGCCGGTGGCGTGGAACAGGATCCTGAGGATTGGTGGCGCGCCTGCACGCACGGCGTGCGCCAGGTGCTCGACGTAGCCCGGCCGCCGATCGAGGACGTTATCGGCGTCACCTGCACCGGCCAATGGTCCGTAACCGTGCCGGTCGACCGGGCGGGCAAGCCACTGATGCGGGCCGTGCATTGGATGGACTCGCGCGGCGCCCCCTACACGCGCGAAATTACCGGCGGGCTGATCAAGGTCGCCGGCTATGGCGCCCGCAAGCTCGTCCGCTGGCTGCGCCTGACCGGCGGTGTGCCAGTCCATTCCGGCAACGATGCGCTGGCGCACGTGCTGTTCATCAAGCATGGCTGCCCGGACGTTTATCAGCAGACGCACGCGCTGTTGGAGCCAACCGATTATCTCGGCATGCGTTTGACGGGACGCATGGCGGCGACGCAAGCCACGATCTTTCCGTACCTGCTGACGGACAATCGCGACCTGAACAAGGTGGACTACGACCCGGGTTTGCTGGCGTGGTCCGGCGTCGACCGGGCAAAAATGCCGGACCTGGTACCGGTCACTTCGGTGCTGGGAAAGATCCTGCCCGCGGCCGCCGCGGAGTGGGGATTGGGCTCTCACGTGCAAGTTGTCGTCGGCTGTGGCGATACCTCGGCAGCGGCCGTGGGTTCGGGCGCGGTACATGATTTCGACGGCCACCTGTGCATTGGCACGTCATCGTGGCTTACCTGCCACATCCCGTTCAAGAAGACCAGCATCGGCTCGTACATGGGGACCATGCCGGCAGCGATTCCCGGACGGAACCTGATCGTGGCCGAACAAGGCCCGGCCGGCAAATGCCTGGAATTGTTTGTCGATCGCTGGTTCTTCGCCAACGACCCGAACCTGCAACCGGTCGCGGGCTTTGATCGTTACCAGCACGCCCTCAGCCTGGCGGCCAACGTGCCGGCCGGCAGCGACGGATTGATCTTTCTCCCCTGGGTGAATGGAGCCGGGCCGCCGACGGGCGACGCCTTCATGCGGGGCGGGTTTTTGAATCAAACTTTGCGAACCGGTCGGGCCGAGGCCCTGCGTGCGGTGCTCGAGGGCGTGGCTTACAATCTCAACTGGCTGCTGACGGCGCAAGAGCGCTTTCTCGGCCGGCGCTACGCCGAATTGCGGTTCAGCGGCGGCGGCGCTCAGTCGGAACTGTGGTGCCAGATCCTGGCCGACGTTTTCGATCGCCCGATCCGCCAGATCGCCGAGCCGAACCATGCCATCGTGCGTGGCGCGGCGTACCTGGCCCTGATGGGGCTCGGCCGCCTGAATGTCGACGACATCCCAAAAATCGTGAAAACCAGTCGCGTCTTTACGCCGCGACTGGAGAACCGCGCCGTGTATGATCATTGGTTCGGCGAATTCGTGCGTGCCTATCGAGCCAATCGCGCGCTCTTCAAGCGCTGGAACGGATCGAAATAG
- a CDS encoding aminotransferase class V-fold PLP-dependent enzyme, which translates to MSNLAEELGLLQPLDEMMHPYREQLPAVNRLPEAGLPREQVLAIMEKLQATETGRWREGYASGSVYHGDEAHIEFMNRVYATQSQANQLHSDLWPSAAKFEAEIVSMTAHMLSAEACGEPFDSENGVCGSVSSGGSESILLAMKTYRDYAREKRGIAEPEIVVPRSAHAAFHKSAQYFNIKLVPVPLDDQFRADVNAVAAAITDNTIALVASAPNFPYGTIDAVDKISDLALKHGVGCHVDACLGGYFLPWAEKLGYPVPAFDFRLPGVTSMSCDTHKYGYAAKGTSVVLYRGRELRHHQFFTIADWPGGLYYSPTFSGSRPGGLSAACWASLVTMGEANYLNSAKAILDAVAVMKKGIEEIPELKLLGETFAVFSFASDELNIYEVLDQMSHRKWALTGLQHPAAIHVSTTLRQAQPGVAERFVKDLKESVEHVRANPGAEGGMAPIYGLAAAIPDKTIVHDMLRQVIDIYYKT; encoded by the coding sequence GTGTCAAACCTTGCCGAAGAACTGGGCCTGTTGCAGCCGCTCGATGAAATGATGCATCCGTATCGCGAGCAATTGCCGGCCGTGAATCGGCTGCCCGAGGCGGGACTGCCGCGCGAGCAAGTGCTGGCGATCATGGAAAAGCTGCAAGCCACCGAAACCGGTCGCTGGCGCGAGGGATACGCGTCGGGCTCGGTCTATCACGGCGATGAAGCGCACATCGAATTCATGAATCGCGTCTACGCCACGCAGTCGCAGGCCAATCAACTGCACTCGGACCTATGGCCCAGCGCGGCCAAGTTCGAAGCGGAAATCGTGTCGATGACCGCGCACATGCTGTCGGCCGAAGCATGTGGTGAACCGTTCGACTCGGAAAACGGCGTCTGCGGGTCGGTCAGCTCGGGCGGATCGGAAAGCATCTTGCTGGCGATGAAGACCTATCGTGATTACGCCCGCGAGAAGCGCGGTATTGCCGAGCCAGAGATCGTCGTGCCGCGTTCGGCCCATGCGGCGTTCCACAAGTCGGCGCAGTATTTCAACATCAAGCTCGTGCCGGTGCCGCTCGACGACCAATTCCGCGCCGACGTCAACGCCGTGGCGGCCGCGATCACGGACAACACAATCGCGCTCGTGGCGTCAGCGCCGAATTTCCCATATGGCACGATCGATGCCGTGGACAAGATTTCGGACCTGGCGCTAAAACACGGCGTCGGCTGCCACGTCGATGCCTGCCTCGGCGGCTACTTCCTGCCGTGGGCCGAAAAGCTCGGCTATCCCGTGCCGGCGTTCGATTTCCGCTTGCCCGGCGTGACCAGCATGTCGTGCGATACGCACAAGTACGGCTACGCGGCCAAAGGAACGTCCGTCGTCCTGTATCGCGGTCGCGAGTTGCGGCACCACCAGTTCTTCACCATCGCCGATTGGCCGGGCGGCTTGTACTACTCGCCAACCTTTTCCGGCAGCCGGCCCGGCGGTCTAAGCGCCGCTTGCTGGGCATCGCTGGTGACGATGGGCGAAGCCAACTATCTGAACAGCGCCAAGGCCATCCTCGATGCCGTGGCCGTGATGAAGAAGGGGATTGAAGAAATTCCCGAGCTGAAGCTGCTGGGCGAAACGTTCGCTGTCTTTTCGTTCGCGTCGGATGAATTGAACATCTACGAAGTGCTCGACCAGATGTCGCACCGCAAGTGGGCATTGACCGGCCTGCAACACCCGGCGGCCATTCACGTCAGCACTACGCTACGTCAGGCGCAGCCAGGAGTGGCCGAGCGTTTCGTTAAGGATCTGAAGGAATCGGTCGAGCACGTCCGGGCGAATCCAGGCGCCGAAGGAGGCATGGCCCCGATCTATGGCCTGGCCGCGGCAATTCCCGACAAGACGATCGTTCACGACATGCTGCGGCAAGTGATCGACATCTATTACAAGACGTAG
- a CDS encoding Nramp family divalent metal transporter produces MEEAKLHDPDALDDANIADPPHNLWSAFRKIGPGIILAGSIIGSGELLLTTALGAKYGFVFLWLILFSCVIKVFVQIELGRYSLSSGLPTLTALNALPGPRFGAHWLVWWWFIMLLITVFQLGAMVGGVGQAMNLAFPNVSLQLADGCESLAPGLADIIRSKPEHPWAVLTALAAIVLLLSGGYKRIERVTTALVAGVTLITVACVAMLPGMGYPVGWSDIREGFSLDVLALPAAAIAAAFSTFGITGVGASELYAYPYWCLEKGYARFTGNCSPSPDWARRAHGWMRVMYLDAWFSMVVFTVATVSFYVLGATVLHRQGLVPEKSQMIETLSNMYVPTFGAWTKIVFLIGVWAVLFKTLYVASASNSRLTADFLGLANFVSYTTDADRDRWIRRCCIAYPALGMIFYLWWRDPKGMVILGGFVQAATLPIISAATIFMRYRRTDPRLAPSKLWDACLWLALVTITAVAMYAVPYWAIYDFWPAVSGWFSPGT; encoded by the coding sequence ATGGAAGAAGCCAAGCTGCACGATCCCGACGCGCTAGACGATGCCAACATCGCCGATCCGCCGCACAATCTGTGGAGCGCCTTTCGCAAGATTGGTCCCGGCATCATCCTGGCCGGCAGCATCATTGGCTCGGGCGAGCTGCTCTTGACCACCGCGCTGGGTGCCAAGTACGGCTTCGTGTTTCTGTGGCTGATCCTGTTCAGCTGCGTGATCAAGGTCTTCGTCCAGATCGAGCTGGGGCGATACTCGCTATCGTCGGGTTTGCCCACGCTGACGGCCTTGAATGCGTTGCCAGGTCCCCGCTTCGGCGCCCATTGGCTGGTGTGGTGGTGGTTCATCATGCTCTTGATCACGGTGTTCCAGTTGGGGGCCATGGTCGGGGGCGTCGGCCAGGCGATGAATCTCGCCTTTCCAAACGTCTCGCTGCAACTGGCCGATGGCTGCGAATCGTTGGCCCCGGGCCTGGCCGACATCATTCGCAGCAAGCCGGAGCACCCCTGGGCCGTGCTGACGGCGCTCGCGGCGATCGTGCTGCTCTTGAGCGGCGGCTACAAACGGATCGAACGCGTGACGACGGCACTCGTAGCCGGCGTGACGCTGATCACCGTGGCGTGCGTCGCCATGCTGCCCGGCATGGGCTATCCCGTGGGTTGGAGTGACATCCGCGAAGGCTTCTCGCTGGACGTGCTGGCGCTACCGGCGGCGGCGATCGCCGCGGCCTTCAGCACGTTTGGCATCACAGGAGTTGGGGCCTCGGAATTGTACGCGTATCCGTACTGGTGCCTGGAAAAAGGGTACGCCCGTTTCACGGGGAATTGCTCGCCGTCGCCCGACTGGGCGCGCCGTGCCCACGGCTGGATGCGCGTCATGTACCTCGACGCCTGGTTCAGCATGGTGGTGTTCACCGTCGCGACCGTGTCTTTCTACGTGTTGGGGGCGACAGTCCTTCACCGGCAGGGTCTCGTGCCGGAAAAGTCGCAGATGATCGAGACGCTGTCGAACATGTACGTGCCGACTTTCGGCGCCTGGACGAAGATCGTGTTCCTGATCGGCGTATGGGCCGTGCTGTTCAAGACACTGTATGTGGCCTCGGCCTCGAACAGCCGGTTGACCGCCGACTTTCTCGGCCTCGCCAATTTCGTGAGTTACACCACCGACGCCGATCGCGACCGCTGGATTCGCCGCTGCTGCATCGCGTATCCCGCGCTCGGTATGATCTTCTATCTGTGGTGGCGCGATCCGAAGGGGATGGTGATCTTGGGCGGATTCGTGCAGGCGGCGACATTACCCATCATTTCCGCCGCAACGATCTTCATGCGCTATCGCCGCACGGACCCGCGACTGGCGCCCTCGAAGCTGTGGGACGCCTGTTTGTGGCTGGCCCTGGTGACGATCACCGCCGTCGCGATGTACGCCGTGCCGTATTGGGCGATCTATGATTTCTGGCCCGCAGTGTCGGGTTGGTTCTCGCCGGGCACGTGA